One window from the genome of Acidobacteriota bacterium encodes:
- a CDS encoding VCBS repeat-containing protein: MLSRQFVVVIGAVLLGCSVANAQTSSRLTFSRVLTDPDLGRLDFVHAVADLNADGRDDILAGGRTDYYGGATREERLTKTTLHVFVGMGDGGLRHAPELVEGTIDVRKAVVVADDFNGDTRPDLAVFDAGVYVEDGVGGWDNYGNPPQLFLSSQDGALRPSEALADAVRQEHELRPSPRYSGLADLHVKTAASGDIDGDGDIDLWVESSGGANVIGHFMVNNGDGTFTLDPDRAPYELLHNPQPEFWRHVGNDLVDLDNDGDLDLALGQIRDFDPTHINQFSIVLVNDGTGHYPERIELPHPAFYDGYTSVPSLTHFDVNDDGFQDLLLVHERNGDTQSDVLWHTGRYIQILINDGTASGVLRRRRPMSFVDETPTRMGDQSATTLERYMDGAPLHNTADPRMHDVDRDGCADLVMARSLGRVVTESPLVYRNNGSGQFQAMSPEPFAGSDRHFGTYAVPADVNGDTVIDFVVPVHHNGSDNRYSTEDDFTTFVTLLNTTSAGSIRCG, encoded by the coding sequence ATGTTGTCGCGCCAGTTCGTCGTAGTGATCGGGGCAGTGTTGCTCGGCTGTTCCGTAGCGAATGCACAAACGTCTTCGAGGCTCACCTTTTCCCGCGTCCTTACCGATCCTGATCTCGGCCGGCTTGACTTCGTCCACGCCGTCGCAGATCTCAACGCTGATGGCCGCGACGACATCCTCGCGGGAGGGCGTACCGATTACTACGGCGGCGCGACTCGCGAGGAACGACTCACGAAGACGACGCTGCACGTGTTTGTCGGCATGGGCGACGGAGGCTTGAGGCACGCGCCGGAATTGGTCGAAGGGACGATCGACGTGCGCAAAGCGGTCGTAGTCGCGGACGATTTCAACGGCGACACGCGACCGGACCTCGCGGTCTTCGATGCCGGCGTCTACGTGGAAGATGGGGTCGGCGGATGGGACAACTACGGCAATCCGCCGCAGTTGTTCCTGAGCAGCCAGGACGGAGCGCTTCGGCCATCGGAAGCGCTGGCGGACGCGGTCAGGCAGGAACACGAATTGCGGCCGAGCCCCAGATACTCCGGGCTCGCAGACCTTCACGTCAAGACCGCGGCGTCAGGCGACATCGACGGTGACGGCGACATCGATTTGTGGGTCGAGAGCAGCGGTGGCGCCAACGTCATAGGCCACTTCATGGTGAACAATGGCGATGGCACGTTCACGCTCGACCCCGATCGCGCACCCTACGAGCTGCTCCACAACCCGCAACCGGAGTTCTGGCGGCACGTGGGAAACGACCTGGTGGACCTGGACAATGATGGCGACCTCGACCTCGCGCTCGGACAGATCCGGGACTTCGATCCGACCCACATCAACCAGTTCAGCATCGTCCTGGTGAACGACGGTACCGGGCACTATCCGGAACGCATTGAACTGCCGCATCCGGCGTTCTACGACGGCTACACGTCAGTCCCGTCGCTGACGCATTTCGACGTCAACGACGACGGGTTTCAGGACCTGTTGCTCGTGCACGAGCGCAACGGTGACACCCAGTCGGACGTGCTCTGGCACACGGGTCGCTACATTCAGATTCTCATCAATGACGGGACAGCGTCCGGCGTGCTCCGTCGCCGCAGACCCATGTCGTTTGTCGACGAGACGCCTACCCGGATGGGCGATCAGAGCGCCACCACTCTGGAGCGCTACATGGACGGCGCTCCACTGCACAACACCGCAGACCCGAGAATGCACGACGTTGACCGCGACGGCTGCGCGGATCTGGTCATGGCGCGAAGCCTCGGCCGCGTGGTCACCGAGTCGCCACTGGTGTACCGGAACAACGGGAGCGGCCAATTCCAGGCGATGTCTCCCGAGCCGTTCGCCGGATCGGACCGCCATTTCGGAACCTATGCCGTGCCTGCGGACGTGAACGGCGACACCGTGATCGACTTCGTAGTTCCGGTCCACCACAACGGGTCCGACAACCGCTACAGCACCGAGGATGACTTCACGACGTTCGTCACCCTGTTGAACACCACGTCAGCCGGCTCGATCCGCTGCGGATGA
- a CDS encoding peptidoglycan-binding protein, whose translation MAECRSPGGAGCLVRAWGCNGPVVEEGLGLDRSTRRQVQQGLQAAGFDPGVADGLFGPRTRVAIRSWQSARGARSTGSLDG comes from the coding sequence CTGGCCGAGTGTCGTTCGCCCGGCGGCGCGGGGTGCCTGGTTCGCGCGTGGGGCTGCAACGGCCCGGTGGTCGAGGAAGGGCTCGGTCTCGACCGGTCGACGCGGCGGCAGGTGCAGCAGGGCCTCCAGGCGGCGGGCTTCGACCCTGGCGTCGCGGACGGCCTGTTCGGTCCGCGGACGCGGGTGGCAATTCGCAGTTGGCAGTCGGCGCGAGGCGCCCGGTCGACTGGGTCCCTGGACGGCTAG